The sequence below is a genomic window from Streptomyces sp. V1I1.
CGTCTGCTGAGCGATCACATCGCTCGCCATCTCCTCGATCAGGATGTTGTTGCCCTTCGAGAGGGCGTCGGTGGCCATGGTGATGGCCCCCTGGTGGTGAGTGGTCATCAGCTTCAGGAAGAGTTCGTCGAACGCCTTGCCCTTCGCCCCGCGCAGCTGGGCGAGTTGGGCCGTGGTGGCCATTCCGGGCATCGCGGCCTGCCCGTGGTCGTGACCGCCCTTCCCCTTCGCCCCGCCGTTCGTTTTCAGCCACCCCTGCATCGCGCCGATCTCCGGCTTCTGTGAGGCGGCTATCCGCTCCGCGAGCCGCTTGACCTGCGTGGATCCCGCGCGTTCCGGTGCCAGGGTGGTCATCAGCAGCGCCTGACTGTGGTGCGCGATCATCATCTGCGCGTAGGAGAAGTCCGCCGCGTTGGGGGAGTCGTCGGGGGCGGCCTTCGCGGCTTCCTCGGCGGAGAGAGTCCTGGCCGGCTCACCCGGCTTGCCGGGTGCCACCACGGAGGGTCCTGTATCCCCCTTGGCCTTGGCGGGAGTGCCGGAGTCCGACTCGCAGGCGCCCAGGGCGAGTACGGCGGCAGTGACCGCGGCCAGGGCGACCGGCCTGCGGACACACGCGGCCCTACTGCGGTTCAACACGGTGACCTCCTGTGGCACTTGGGGTGTTTGGGGACGTTCCTAGCACGCTTCCGCACGCCGATGATCAAAAACTTTCATTACGTCTGTGTTGCCATCTGTTGAGATGTACATGGAAGGGAAGATACTGCCGAGGTCCGTGAACCGTTCAACTGCGAACGGATACAAGGGAGGACGCAGTGACCCTGTTGCACCCCACCCGAGTGCGGCGCAGACGTCTGGGCGTGGCGGCAGCCGCGGCCGGGCTCCTCGGCACACTGCTGACGGCCGGACCCGCGGCCGCCACACCAGACCCCGGCGACACCCCCGCACAGCAGGGAGTGTCCTCGGGGCAGGCGGCCGAAGACAGGTCTGCCATCAAGAGCGGTGAGATACCCGGAGTGGACGAGATCGTCCACAGCGACAACATCGAACATCTCGCCAACATCCCCAAGGACGCGCTCAAGGGCACCAACTCGGACCTTGCCTTCCAGGGGAAGTACGCCTTCGCGGGCAACTACGACGGCTTCCGGATCTTCGACATCAGCAATCCGAAGTCGCCCACGACCGTCGCCCAGGTCCTTTGCCCCGGTGGGCAGAACGACATCTCGGTCTCCGGTGACCTGCTCTTCCTCTCCACCGACTCCTCGCGCAGCGACAATTCGTGCAACAGCACGTCGCAGCCCGCGACCGAGAAGTCGTCCTGGGAAGGCATGAAGATCTTCGACATCAGCGACATTCGCAACCCGAAGTACGTCGCCGCTGTCGAGACCGCCTGCGGCTCGCACACGCACACGCTCGTGCCCGAGCGCCGCAACGTCTACATCTACGTCTCCTCGTACTCGCCGAGTACGACCTTCCCGGACTGCCAGCCGCCGCACGACGGAATCTCCGTCATCAAGGTGCCGCGCAAGGCCCCCGAGAAGTCCGCGATCGTGAACTTCCCGGTGCTCTTCCCCGGCGACGGCCCGGACGGCGGCGGCAACCCCGGCTCGCCCACCAACCCGGGCGTCTCCAAGACCACCGGCTGCCACGACATCACGGTGCTCCCCTCGAAGGACCTGGCCGCCGGCGCCTGCATGGGTGACGGCATCCTGTTCTCGATCGAGGACCCGGAGCACCCGAAGGTCATCGACCGGATCCAGGACAACGTCAACTTCGCGTTCTGGCACTCGGCGACCTTCAACCAGAAGGCCAACAAGGTTGTCTTCACAGACGAGTTGGGCGGCGGCGGCGCGGCCACCTGCAACGCCGAGATCGGCCCGAACCGTGGCGCCGACGGCATCTACGACATCGTTGGCAGGGGCGAGAGGAGCAAGCTGGTCTTCCGCAGCTACTTCAAGATCGACCGGCCCCAGGCCGAGGCCGAGGTCTGCGTGGCCCACAACGGTTCGATCATCCCGGTGAAGGGCCGCGACATCATGGTCCAGGCCTGGTACCAGGGCGGCATCTCGGTGTGGGACTTCACCAACTCCTCGAAGCCGAAGGAGATCGGCTACTTCGAGCGCGGTCCGGTCACCCTCGACCAGGTCACCACCGCGGGCCCCTGGTCGGCGTACTACTACAACGGATACGTCTACTCGAACGACATCGCCAAGGGCCTCGACGTCCTGAAGATCAACGACAGGCGCACGGACCCGGCGAAGCGGGTGCGGCTGCGCGAGCTCAATGTGCAGACCCAGCCGGACTACTTCGACCGCGACTGATCCGCTGCCTCAACACGCGTTCCGCCGGGCGGTCTCTCGCCCGGCGGGACGCCGAGCTCCCAGTCGAGCCCGTACCGCTGGAACAGCTCCGCGCGCAGCCGAGCCGGCGGCATAGGCACCCCCGGCAGCAGGATCGCGAAAACCGCGCCCATCAGCTGGGCGCGCAGCAGTGGATAGTCGGCATCGGCATCCGGTGATCCGTAGCGCTCCACCGTGTCGCGCAGCAGGGCCGCGAGACGCTGCTGTTCCGAGCACTGCCAGAACCCCTCGGCCTGCAGGACCCCCGACATGTGCGTCCGCATCAGCATGGGCCGGTCGACCGCGAGCCCGAGGATGGCGTCGATCGCCCGCGCGAGCCGCTCGCGCCCGTCATCGGTTCTGGGCTCGCGCTCCAGCGCCGCTTCCAGTGTGCGATGCATCAAGCGGTGCACGGCCGACTGCAGCAGCTGCCGTTTGCCCGGGAAGTAGTACGAGACAAGCCCGCGTGCCGAGCCCGCTCTGTCTGCGATGTCGGCCAGTGTCGTCGCCTCGTACCCGCGCTCTCCGACCAGCTCCACGGTGGCCTGCAAAAGCCGCTCCCGGGAACGCCGACGAAGCTCTTCATTGACCGATGCGCTCCGCGGGGACATGCTTGACTCCTGCGTTGACTGGCTCCGAGCCAATATACTCAGGGTGCCCCGGCGCGAGGCTTTCAGGGCCTGGTCAGCGGGGGTGCTGCCTGAACCGGGCGACGCGGGGGATCGTCCGGTTTGGGTAGCTTTGGCATGTCTTAAGTGTGCCTCTGTGAGCCTCCGGTCAGTTTCAGTCGATGAGCCCGAGCACCGGGCGCAGTCCCGCCGGACGATCCTCCACCGGCAGA
It includes:
- a CDS encoding DUF305 domain-containing protein; this translates as MLNRSRAACVRRPVALAAVTAAVLALGACESDSGTPAKAKGDTGPSVVAPGKPGEPARTLSAEEAAKAAPDDSPNAADFSYAQMMIAHHSQALLMTTLAPERAGSTQVKRLAERIAASQKPEIGAMQGWLKTNGGAKGKGGHDHGQAAMPGMATTAQLAQLRGAKGKAFDELFLKLMTTHHQGAITMATDALSKGNNILIEEMASDVIAQQTSEINRMRAL
- a CDS encoding LVIVD repeat-containing protein, encoding MTLLHPTRVRRRRLGVAAAAAGLLGTLLTAGPAAATPDPGDTPAQQGVSSGQAAEDRSAIKSGEIPGVDEIVHSDNIEHLANIPKDALKGTNSDLAFQGKYAFAGNYDGFRIFDISNPKSPTTVAQVLCPGGQNDISVSGDLLFLSTDSSRSDNSCNSTSQPATEKSSWEGMKIFDISDIRNPKYVAAVETACGSHTHTLVPERRNVYIYVSSYSPSTTFPDCQPPHDGISVIKVPRKAPEKSAIVNFPVLFPGDGPDGGGNPGSPTNPGVSKTTGCHDITVLPSKDLAAGACMGDGILFSIEDPEHPKVIDRIQDNVNFAFWHSATFNQKANKVVFTDELGGGGAATCNAEIGPNRGADGIYDIVGRGERSKLVFRSYFKIDRPQAEAEVCVAHNGSIIPVKGRDIMVQAWYQGGISVWDFTNSSKPKEIGYFERGPVTLDQVTTAGPWSAYYYNGYVYSNDIAKGLDVLKINDRRTDPAKRVRLRELNVQTQPDYFDRD
- a CDS encoding TetR/AcrR family transcriptional regulator → MSPRSASVNEELRRRSRERLLQATVELVGERGYEATTLADIADRAGSARGLVSYYFPGKRQLLQSAVHRLMHRTLEAALEREPRTDDGRERLARAIDAILGLAVDRPMLMRTHMSGVLQAEGFWQCSEQQRLAALLRDTVERYGSPDADADYPLLRAQLMGAVFAILLPGVPMPPARLRAELFQRYGLDWELGVPPGERPPGGTRVEAADQSRSK